Proteins from a genomic interval of Nocardioidaceae bacterium:
- a CDS encoding GNAT family N-acetyltransferase, with translation MSPDSLLLRAEDVSADHLLAWRSLSETSSIGNVFHGPDLLLPALRHLATSGTRLVVVRDDAGRWMLAVPVEARRPFYRHPVAAAQTLEHRQMPFGSPLAHPEAAPEHWDVLLDAVAGLGSRWWVAHLLHADHAAQLQRAAARRGALARRVLTHERAMARRHEDSDPVTRVLSGKRRRELRRRFRRLGDQLGGEPVVRDLLVGDRWTPGRVAEAFLSLEASGWKAPDGGAMALDHHEATFFRESVDGLAARGALQAWAVQGPQGAIAAMALLVHDAHTFYWWKIAYDEAYASGTPGVQVAVRSLTAFAESGASVLDTCTVPGHQLAAQLTEDSRTLTTLLVGLGTATGNAAVRTAPRWHEFRLRLDARLGRR, from the coding sequence GTGAGTCCCGACAGCCTCCTGCTCCGCGCCGAGGACGTGAGCGCGGACCACCTGCTGGCGTGGCGGTCGCTGAGTGAGACCTCGAGCATCGGCAACGTCTTCCACGGGCCCGACCTGCTGCTGCCCGCCCTGCGACACCTCGCGACGTCGGGGACCCGCCTGGTCGTGGTGCGCGACGACGCCGGCCGCTGGATGCTCGCGGTGCCGGTGGAGGCACGGCGTCCCTTCTACCGCCATCCGGTCGCGGCGGCGCAGACCCTCGAGCACCGACAGATGCCCTTCGGGTCGCCCCTGGCCCACCCCGAGGCGGCCCCGGAGCACTGGGACGTCCTGCTCGACGCGGTCGCCGGACTCGGCTCCCGGTGGTGGGTCGCCCACCTCCTCCACGCCGACCACGCCGCGCAGCTGCAGCGCGCCGCGGCACGACGCGGCGCCCTCGCCCGTCGCGTGCTCACCCATGAGCGCGCCATGGCCCGACGGCACGAGGACTCCGACCCGGTGACCCGCGTCCTCTCAGGCAAGCGGCGACGCGAGCTGCGCCGCAGGTTCCGCCGGCTGGGCGACCAGCTCGGCGGTGAGCCCGTCGTCCGCGACCTGCTGGTGGGTGACCGGTGGACCCCGGGTCGAGTGGCCGAGGCCTTCCTGAGCCTGGAGGCGTCGGGCTGGAAGGCGCCCGACGGCGGCGCGATGGCCCTCGACCACCACGAGGCGACGTTCTTCCGTGAGTCGGTCGACGGTCTCGCGGCGCGGGGGGCGTTGCAGGCCTGGGCGGTGCAGGGACCGCAGGGCGCCATCGCGGCGATGGCGCTGCTCGTGCACGACGCGCACACCTTCTACTGGTGGAAGATCGCCTACGACGAGGCGTACGCCTCCGGCACGCCTGGTGTGCAGGTCGCCGTGCGCAGCCTGACCGCCTTCGCCGAGAGCGGCGCCTCGGTGCTCGACACGTGCACGGTGCCGGGCCACCAGCTCGCCGCACAGCTCACCGAGGACAGCCGTACGCTCACGACGCTGCTGGTCGGTCTCGGCACGGCGACCGGCAACGCCGCCGTACGCACCGCCCCGCGCTGGCACGAGTTCCGGCTGCGGCTCGACGCTCGACTGGGACGCCGATGA
- a CDS encoding cellulase family glycosylhydrolase, with product MRRLTALLGALALLVVGVLGVRALASPTTVADVGFPRCAGPMVGAQVHAIWSDVDSESRAEILDGMVELGVRTVRIDVSWAQLEPVQFEYDQEAVDRLQRVVDQVTERGLDPLVMLWLTPGWANSDRGERVPPSDPIAYGQIMAWAVQRFPEVRDWQVWNEPNSEDFLVGADPVAYAGLLEEAFHQAHRARGDVRIIFGGTSYQDTSWIEQVYAAGAHGHFDVMSTHAYQAVGDEPPELEAASGEDSQYRLRGVEAVRELMVANGDARVPVWFTEFGWSAFDSPEDATGTDRGVTEAEQADYLVRALRLMREEYPYVERAYWYNARDRDSGDERIDSFGLLRRDLTPKPVAEALTDYLRGCG from the coding sequence GTGAGACGGCTCACGGCCCTGCTCGGCGCGCTCGCCCTGCTCGTGGTCGGAGTGCTCGGCGTCCGCGCCCTCGCCTCCCCGACGACCGTGGCCGACGTCGGCTTCCCGCGCTGCGCGGGACCGATGGTCGGCGCGCAGGTCCACGCGATCTGGTCCGACGTGGACAGCGAGAGCCGCGCCGAGATCCTCGACGGGATGGTCGAGCTCGGGGTCCGCACGGTGCGCATCGACGTCTCCTGGGCACAGCTCGAGCCCGTGCAGTTCGAGTACGACCAGGAGGCCGTCGACCGGCTGCAGCGGGTCGTCGACCAGGTCACCGAGCGAGGTCTCGATCCGCTGGTGATGCTGTGGCTGACGCCGGGCTGGGCGAACAGCGACCGCGGCGAACGGGTGCCGCCCTCGGACCCGATCGCATACGGCCAGATCATGGCCTGGGCGGTGCAGCGATTCCCCGAGGTGCGCGACTGGCAGGTGTGGAACGAGCCGAACTCCGAGGACTTCCTCGTCGGGGCCGACCCGGTGGCGTACGCGGGTCTGCTCGAGGAGGCGTTCCACCAGGCGCACCGGGCCCGCGGTGACGTCCGCATCATCTTCGGTGGTACCTCCTACCAGGACACGAGCTGGATCGAGCAGGTGTACGCCGCGGGGGCCCACGGCCACTTCGACGTGATGTCGACCCACGCGTACCAGGCTGTCGGCGACGAGCCCCCTGAGCTCGAGGCGGCCTCCGGCGAGGACTCGCAGTACCGCCTGCGCGGTGTCGAGGCCGTGCGCGAGCTGATGGTCGCGAACGGCGACGCCCGGGTCCCGGTGTGGTTCACCGAGTTCGGGTGGAGCGCCTTCGACAGCCCCGAGGACGCCACCGGCACCGACCGCGGGGTGACCGAGGCGGAGCAGGCGGACTACCTCGTCCGAGCCCTGCGGCTGATGCGCGAGGAGTACCCGTACGTGGAGCGTGCCTACTGGTACAACGCCCGCGACCGTGACTCCGGCGACGAGCGCATCGATTCCTTCGGGCTGCTGCGCCGCGACCTCACGCCCAAGCCGGTCGCCGAGGCCCTCACGGACTACCTGCGCGGCTGCGGCTGA
- a CDS encoding GNAT family N-acetyltransferase, with the protein MSHLLVGAVSAVGPPVGVAARVLTVEEIGEREHRLWRRLAEEAAVSSCTNVFFGPDMLLPAWRLLDDAAGVELLVVERDDHGEEDGRRWVLAVPLASPSRPWRHPVRMRGTWQHSQAFLGSPLVLPDATDAEWSALVRAVAGTGAAAWLATDLDGSCARRLEQAAARLGLPTRRIDDHRRAVTRRRESNDYATLTISGKNRKELRRLRRRLGDEADGVETVDLAEGAGADDVRDAARQFLDLEAKGWKGADGGAMASHDDQARFFEEACVALASRGDLQLLCLRVGDGSPAAMGVNVRSGATVSTWKIAYDERWSAYSPGVQLTLDCFSSFHDSGADVLDSCAKPGHDMAERLHPDRRRIATVAVGLGPARGTVSVGTLVPWLRLRDRARRALVAIRTHRPDRPRGRHQA; encoded by the coding sequence GTGAGCCACCTGCTCGTCGGCGCTGTCAGCGCCGTCGGACCGCCCGTGGGCGTGGCGGCCCGGGTGCTCACCGTCGAGGAGATCGGCGAGAGGGAGCATCGCCTGTGGCGCCGCCTCGCGGAGGAGGCGGCCGTCTCCTCCTGCACGAACGTGTTCTTCGGCCCCGACATGCTCCTGCCGGCGTGGCGGCTCCTCGACGACGCCGCCGGCGTCGAGCTGCTCGTCGTCGAGCGCGACGACCACGGGGAGGAGGACGGACGTCGATGGGTGCTGGCCGTCCCCCTGGCGAGTCCGTCGCGTCCGTGGCGTCACCCGGTGAGGATGCGTGGGACCTGGCAGCACAGCCAGGCGTTCCTCGGGTCCCCCCTGGTGCTGCCCGACGCGACCGACGCCGAGTGGTCCGCCCTGGTCCGGGCGGTCGCGGGCACCGGCGCGGCCGCCTGGCTCGCCACCGACCTCGACGGGTCCTGCGCCCGACGGCTCGAGCAGGCGGCGGCGCGGCTGGGTCTCCCCACGCGTCGCATCGACGACCACCGACGCGCCGTCACCCGACGGCGGGAGTCGAACGACTACGCGACCCTCACGATCTCCGGCAAGAACCGCAAGGAACTGCGTCGGCTCCGCCGCCGGCTCGGCGACGAGGCCGACGGCGTGGAGACCGTCGACCTCGCCGAGGGCGCGGGCGCGGATGACGTACGCGACGCCGCGCGCCAGTTCCTCGACCTGGAGGCGAAGGGCTGGAAGGGCGCCGACGGCGGCGCCATGGCCTCCCACGACGACCAGGCGCGCTTCTTCGAGGAGGCCTGCGTCGCGCTGGCGTCGCGCGGTGACCTGCAGCTGCTGTGCCTTCGCGTCGGGGACGGGAGTCCCGCCGCGATGGGCGTCAACGTTCGCAGCGGAGCGACGGTGTCGACGTGGAAGATCGCGTACGACGAGCGCTGGTCCGCCTACTCGCCCGGCGTGCAGCTGACCCTGGACTGCTTCAGCAGCTTCCACGACTCCGGCGCCGACGTGCTCGACTCCTGCGCCAAGCCCGGGCACGACATGGCCGAACGGCTGCACCCGGACCGTCGACGGATCGCCACCGTCGCCGTCGGCCTCGGGCCTGCCCGCGGCACCGTGTCCGTCGGCACGCTGGTGCCCTGGCTGCGCCTGCGTGACCGTGCGCGGCGGGCGCTCGTTGCCATCAGGACGCACCGGCCCGACCGGCCCCGGGGCCGGCACCAGGCCTGA
- a CDS encoding YajQ family cyclic di-GMP-binding protein — protein sequence MADSSFDIVSKIDRQEVDNALSQAAKEVSQRYDFRGTGAEISWSGEKAIEIKANAEERAKAVLEVFKEKLVKRGQSLKILDDGEPRQSGKETRISIALKEGITTEDAKKIGKLIRDEGPKGVKAQVQGDELRVSSKKRDDLQAVQALVKQQDYDFAVQFTNYR from the coding sequence ATGGCCGACTCGTCGTTCGACATCGTCAGCAAGATCGACCGTCAGGAGGTCGACAACGCCCTCTCCCAGGCCGCCAAGGAGGTCTCGCAGCGCTACGACTTCCGTGGCACGGGCGCCGAGATCAGCTGGTCGGGTGAGAAGGCGATCGAGATCAAGGCGAACGCCGAGGAGCGCGCCAAGGCCGTGCTCGAGGTCTTCAAGGAGAAGCTGGTCAAGCGTGGCCAGTCGCTGAAGATCCTCGACGACGGCGAGCCGCGTCAGTCCGGCAAGGAGACCCGCATCTCCATCGCACTGAAGGAGGGCATCACCACCGAGGACGCGAAGAAGATCGGCAAGCTCATCCGTGACGAGGGGCCCAAGGGCGTCAAGGCGCAGGTGCAGGGCGACGAGCTGCGCGTGAGCTCGAAGAAGCGCGACGACCTGCAGGCCGTGCAGGCGCTGGTGAAGCAGCAGGACTACGACTTCGCGGTGCAGTTCACCAACTACCGCTGA
- a CDS encoding alkaline phosphatase D family protein, producing MSERGAAAASLPLGRRAVVRGLTAVGLTTFVPLVDGSSRPVYARGAAATFAPSAAGAVGGPVTQHWLGPDWWTNRPGDWVARGGRIENVAPAADRRGRIASNLSAELTGGPAVLRVRTGTARTGAGFSGIVLGTGVRGEDTRARAVLGSASGVGGGLMATYESDGRVRLRDHTDERAQFAYEVLATGNRRVRHRRSRAEDVELLVRIRRAGGGRRRLVVTARDVRRDRVLSVLRTVVPRRRVLGGVALVSSDRSRSGARHWFEDFRAQGPGVDVDARRRLGPLVSTLFTCVGGRLRMTAQLMPVDPSRSGVVTLERKVGDTWQKVATSPVLPAFIARFDVPGWGSSADSIFRLRLSSYPARPLYGVVPAEPVGRDVVIGSMSCAKATHRPVDGPSSGAPTRPGEQFLGLYSRRNVWFPFDDVADPLVLLRPDLVVAHGDQYYESSPTRYQREDGQLFDILGRYLLWCWAFRDVTRRTPTVVLVDDHDVYQPNLWGAGGVRVEDHADGGYIRSTSWVNRLQTMQCGHNPVPYRRRTVGDGLRTYYTTFTYGGVDFALLEDRKFKASPRDPRPEVELPQLGADQEQMLARWAADDSGRPKVVLSQTSFVALNTDAFSEPVPDQDANGWPKPARDRVIDSLAGRRVLMVAGDQHSGAVLRHQHPAGGPYQFAAPAVATTFQRWFEPRGDQDDVTGPWTDAFGNRVRVLAVVQPVITRREYAQAFPGLAGAYGQQRFQRRGYGVVRIDPTSQRAELAIWPPARGARSGSPYPGFPITVSLEEPAEPDA from the coding sequence ATGTCGGAGCGTGGAGCAGCGGCCGCCTCGCTGCCTCTCGGGCGGCGCGCGGTCGTGCGTGGTCTGACGGCAGTGGGTCTGACGACCTTCGTGCCTCTCGTCGACGGCTCGTCCCGACCCGTGTACGCACGCGGTGCCGCCGCGACGTTCGCTCCGTCGGCGGCCGGCGCGGTCGGAGGCCCGGTCACGCAGCACTGGCTGGGACCGGACTGGTGGACCAACCGACCGGGTGACTGGGTGGCCCGCGGAGGCCGCATCGAGAACGTGGCGCCGGCGGCGGACCGTCGCGGACGCATCGCGAGCAACCTCAGCGCGGAGCTGACCGGCGGCCCCGCCGTGCTGCGTGTGCGCACGGGGACGGCGCGCACGGGTGCCGGGTTCTCCGGCATCGTCCTCGGCACCGGCGTCCGCGGTGAGGACACCCGGGCACGTGCCGTGCTCGGCAGCGCGTCCGGCGTCGGCGGCGGCCTCATGGCCACCTACGAGTCGGACGGCCGGGTGCGCCTGCGCGACCACACCGACGAGCGGGCTCAGTTCGCGTACGAGGTGCTTGCGACCGGGAACCGTCGGGTGCGCCACCGCCGATCCCGTGCGGAGGACGTCGAGCTCCTGGTGCGCATACGCCGGGCCGGCGGCGGACGTCGCCGGCTGGTGGTGACGGCCCGGGACGTACGGCGCGACAGGGTGCTGAGCGTCCTGCGGACGGTGGTGCCGAGGCGCCGCGTGCTCGGCGGCGTCGCGCTCGTCTCCTCCGACCGGTCGCGCTCAGGGGCGCGGCACTGGTTCGAGGACTTCAGGGCGCAGGGCCCCGGCGTCGACGTCGACGCCCGCCGCAGGCTCGGACCTCTCGTGAGCACCCTGTTCACCTGCGTGGGCGGCAGGCTGCGCATGACCGCTCAGCTGATGCCGGTCGATCCGTCACGCTCGGGCGTCGTCACGCTGGAGCGCAAGGTCGGCGACACGTGGCAGAAGGTCGCCACGAGCCCGGTGCTCCCGGCGTTCATCGCTCGCTTCGACGTGCCGGGGTGGGGCAGCAGCGCGGATTCGATCTTCCGGCTGCGGTTGAGCTCCTACCCCGCGAGGCCGCTGTACGGGGTGGTGCCCGCCGAGCCCGTCGGCCGCGACGTGGTGATCGGCAGCATGTCGTGCGCCAAGGCGACGCACCGCCCCGTCGACGGCCCCAGCAGTGGTGCTCCCACCCGTCCCGGCGAGCAGTTCCTCGGTCTCTACTCGCGGCGCAACGTGTGGTTCCCGTTCGACGACGTGGCGGACCCGCTCGTGCTGCTGCGACCGGACCTGGTCGTCGCCCACGGCGACCAGTACTACGAGAGCTCACCGACCCGCTACCAGCGTGAGGACGGGCAGCTCTTCGACATCCTGGGTCGCTACCTGCTGTGGTGCTGGGCCTTTCGCGACGTCACACGACGCACGCCCACGGTCGTCCTGGTCGATGACCACGACGTCTACCAGCCCAATCTGTGGGGAGCCGGGGGCGTACGCGTCGAGGACCACGCGGACGGCGGCTACATCCGCAGCACGTCGTGGGTGAATCGGCTCCAGACCATGCAGTGCGGGCACAACCCGGTGCCGTACCGACGACGCACCGTCGGGGACGGGCTGCGGACGTACTACACGACCTTCACCTACGGCGGAGTCGACTTCGCGCTGCTCGAGGACCGCAAGTTCAAGGCGAGCCCGCGCGACCCGCGACCCGAGGTCGAGCTGCCGCAGCTCGGTGCCGACCAGGAGCAGATGCTCGCGCGGTGGGCAGCCGATGACTCGGGGCGGCCGAAGGTGGTGCTCAGCCAGACCAGCTTCGTCGCCCTGAACACCGACGCGTTCTCCGAGCCGGTGCCCGACCAGGACGCCAACGGCTGGCCCAAGCCCGCGCGAGACCGCGTCATCGACTCGCTCGCGGGTCGCCGGGTGCTCATGGTCGCCGGGGACCAGCACAGCGGCGCGGTGCTTCGTCACCAGCACCCTGCGGGAGGGCCCTACCAGTTCGCGGCACCCGCGGTCGCCACCACGTTCCAGCGCTGGTTCGAGCCGCGTGGCGACCAGGACGACGTCACCGGGCCCTGGACCGACGCCTTCGGCAACCGCGTCCGGGTCCTCGCGGTCGTCCAACCCGTCATCACCCGCCGGGAGTACGCGCAGGCCTTCCCGGGCCTGGCCGGCGCCTACGGGCAGCAGCGATTCCAGCGTCGGGGCTACGGCGTCGTCCGGATCGACCCGACGTCCCAGCGCGCCGAGCTCGCCATCTGGCCGCCGGCTCGCGGGGCGAGGTCTGGCAGTCCCTACCCGGGCTTCCCGATCACGGTGTCGCTCGAGGAGCCCGCTGAGCCCGACGCGTGA